The proteins below are encoded in one region of Conger conger chromosome 17, fConCon1.1, whole genome shotgun sequence:
- the zgc:172121 gene encoding homocysteine S-methyltransferase YbgG isoform X2 gives MAEDLVILDGGLATELEAAGFKMQGDALWSARLLHTNPQAVKEAHAKFLRCGADIITTATYQASVEGFVQHLGMTSEEASQLLMSGVQLARQAVQEFMAEGVHPGRRVPLVAGSLGPYGAFLLDGSEYSGAYADGMSAEELKAWHRPQIRCLVAGGVDLIAMETIPSLKEGQALLELLQEFPSSKAWLSFSCKDTQCISDGRRFSEAVQMASRSKQLVAVGMNCCPPALVEPLLESAAPHKSPDLHWVVYPDGGDTWCPGIG, from the exons ATGGCTGAGGACCTAGTCATTTTGGATGGCGGATTGGCAACGGAACTAGAAGCAGCTGGTTTCAAGATGCAG GGTGATGCATTATGGAGCGCTAGACTTTTGCATACCAACCCACAGGCTGTTAAAGAGGCCCATGCCAA ATTCCTGCGTTGTGGTGCTGATATTATTACAACAGCTACATACCAAGCTAGTGTTGAAGGGTTTGTCCAGCATCTCGGCATGACATCAGAAGAAGCCAGCCAGCTGCTGATGTCAGGGGTGCAGCTGGCCAGGCAGGCAGTGCAGGAATTCATGGCTGAAGGTGTTCATCCAG GGAGGAGGGTACCGCTGGTGGCCGGATCTCTTGGACCTTACGGGGCCTTTCTGCTCGACGGCTCAGAGTACTCTGGAGCGTACGCTGACGGCATGAGCGCCGAG GAGCTGAAAGCGTGGCATCGACCCCAGATCCGATGCTTGGTCGCCGGGGGGGTCGATCTcattgccatggaaaccatCCCAAGCCTTAAGGAGGGACAGGCATTGCTGGAGCTACTCCAGGAGTTTCCCAGTTCAAAAGCCTGGCTGTCCTTCTCGTGCAAG GACACACAGTGCATTTCTGATGGCAGGAGGTTTTCAGAGGCAGTCCAGATGGCGAGCCGGTCGAAGCAGCTGGTCGCCGTGGGGATGAACTGCTGTCCCCCAGCCCTGGTGGAGCCGCTGCTGGAGTCTGCTGCCCCGCACAAGAGCCCCGACCTGCACTGGGTGGTGTACCCTGACGGCGGGGACACCTGGTGTCCTGGGATCGG GTGA
- the si:ch211-201h21.5 gene encoding uncharacterized protein si:ch211-201h21.5 isoform X1, with amino-acid sequence MCKLGEQIMAEKLLILDTDCGIDDAQAIMMALAAPGVKVLGITCCFGNASVEDVCQNVLRVLSVCDRTQIPVFRGAASPLVGNPDMPINHFGTDGLGDVFKDRDSEQWKSRVQTENAVNAMIRLVSENVGQVSLVALGPLTNLALAVKLDPSFPQKLRNLYIMGGNMEGKGNRTVCGEFNFVMDPESAYIVLEEFLCPTYIASWEFTCRHKLSWDFFDAWVGQDTASAEFMRKITSTCWAYSRGPYAVPSTTATVFGPGFVSYDSYAVAAAIDGGVVTGSLECAVRVELQGALCRGMLALDLGQKLHKAHRVSVMTECDLDKFSRLLTAALTLPRKT; translated from the exons ATGTGTAAGCTG GGGGAGCAGATCATGGCTGAGAAGTTGTTGATTTTAGACACGGACTGTGGGATCGATGATGCCCAGGCCATAATGATGGCCCTAGCTGCTCCCGGAGTGAAGGTCTTAGGAATCACCTGCTGCTTCGGGAACGCCTCCGTGGAAGACGTCTGCCAGAATGTGCTTCGCGTACTGTCCGTGTGTGACAGGACCcag ATCCCGGTGTTCCGGGGAGCAGCCTCCCCTCTAGTCGGGAACCCTGACATGCCCATCAACCACTTTGGGACGGACGGACTAGGGGACGTGTTTAAGGACAGGGACTCGGAGCAGTGGAAAAGTCGGGTCCAAACGGAAAACGCGGTCAACGCCATGATCAGACTGGTATCCGAGAACGTCGGACAG GTCTCTCTGGTGGCACTTGGTCCGCTCACAAACCTGGCTCTTGCCGTAAAGCTGGATCCTTCTTTCCCACAGAAGCTGCGAAATCTCTACATTATGGGTGGCAATATGGAAG GCAAAGGGAACCGGACTGTGTGTGGCGAGTTCAACTTCGTAATGGACCCAGAGTCGGCTTACATCGTCCTGGAGGAGTTCCTCTGCCCCACGTACATTGCATCATGGGAATTCACCTGTAGACACAAGCTCTCGTGG GACTTCTTCGACGCGTGGGTCGGCCAGGACACGGCCTCGGCGGAGTTCATGAGGAAGATCACGTCGACGTGCTGGGCGTACTCCAGGGGCCCTTACGCGGTCCCCTCCACGACGGCCACGGTGTTCGGGCCGGGCTTCGTCTCGTACGACTCGTACGCCGTGGCGGCCGCCATCGACGGCGGCGTGGTGACGGGCAGCCTGGAGTGCGCCGTGCGCGTGgagctgcagggggcgctgtgccgGGGCATGCTGGCGCTGGACCTGGGCCAGAAGCTCCACAAGGCGCACCGCGTGTCCGTGATGACCGAGTGCGACCTCGACAAGTTCAGCCGGCTCCTCACCGCGGCGCTGACGCTGCCCAGGAAGACCTAG
- the zgc:172121 gene encoding homocysteine S-methyltransferase YbgG isoform X1 codes for MAEDLVILDGGLATELEAAGFKMQGDALWSARLLHTNPQAVKEAHAKFLRCGADIITTATYQASVEGFVQHLGMTSEEASQLLMSGVQLARQAVQEFMAEGVHPGRRVPLVAGSLGPYGAFLLDGSEYSGAYADGMSAEELKAWHRPQIRCLVAGGVDLIAMETIPSLKEGQALLELLQEFPSSKAWLSFSCKDTQCISDGRRFSEAVQMASRSKQLVAVGMNCCPPALVEPLLESAAPHKSPDLHWVVYPDGGDTWCPGIGWQTRVDKVPFADLSPTWRKQGAAWIGGCCRVSPADIAAARNQLLGSK; via the exons ATGGCTGAGGACCTAGTCATTTTGGATGGCGGATTGGCAACGGAACTAGAAGCAGCTGGTTTCAAGATGCAG GGTGATGCATTATGGAGCGCTAGACTTTTGCATACCAACCCACAGGCTGTTAAAGAGGCCCATGCCAA ATTCCTGCGTTGTGGTGCTGATATTATTACAACAGCTACATACCAAGCTAGTGTTGAAGGGTTTGTCCAGCATCTCGGCATGACATCAGAAGAAGCCAGCCAGCTGCTGATGTCAGGGGTGCAGCTGGCCAGGCAGGCAGTGCAGGAATTCATGGCTGAAGGTGTTCATCCAG GGAGGAGGGTACCGCTGGTGGCCGGATCTCTTGGACCTTACGGGGCCTTTCTGCTCGACGGCTCAGAGTACTCTGGAGCGTACGCTGACGGCATGAGCGCCGAG GAGCTGAAAGCGTGGCATCGACCCCAGATCCGATGCTTGGTCGCCGGGGGGGTCGATCTcattgccatggaaaccatCCCAAGCCTTAAGGAGGGACAGGCATTGCTGGAGCTACTCCAGGAGTTTCCCAGTTCAAAAGCCTGGCTGTCCTTCTCGTGCAAG GACACACAGTGCATTTCTGATGGCAGGAGGTTTTCAGAGGCAGTCCAGATGGCGAGCCGGTCGAAGCAGCTGGTCGCCGTGGGGATGAACTGCTGTCCCCCAGCCCTGGTGGAGCCGCTGCTGGAGTCTGCTGCCCCGCACAAGAGCCCCGACCTGCACTGGGTGGTGTACCCTGACGGCGGGGACACCTGGTGTCCTGGGATCGG ATGGCAAACCCGAGTGGACAAAGTTCCCTTTGCTGACCTGAGCCCAACATGGAGAAAACAAGGGGCTGCTTGGATTG GTGGGTGCTGTCGCGTTAGCCCGGCTGACATAGCTGCCGCGAGAAACCAACTGCTTGGAAGCAAGTGA
- the si:ch211-201h21.5 gene encoding uncharacterized protein si:ch211-201h21.5 isoform X2 has protein sequence MAEKLLILDTDCGIDDAQAIMMALAAPGVKVLGITCCFGNASVEDVCQNVLRVLSVCDRTQIPVFRGAASPLVGNPDMPINHFGTDGLGDVFKDRDSEQWKSRVQTENAVNAMIRLVSENVGQVSLVALGPLTNLALAVKLDPSFPQKLRNLYIMGGNMEGKGNRTVCGEFNFVMDPESAYIVLEEFLCPTYIASWEFTCRHKLSWDFFDAWVGQDTASAEFMRKITSTCWAYSRGPYAVPSTTATVFGPGFVSYDSYAVAAAIDGGVVTGSLECAVRVELQGALCRGMLALDLGQKLHKAHRVSVMTECDLDKFSRLLTAALTLPRKT, from the exons ATGGCTGAGAAGTTGTTGATTTTAGACACGGACTGTGGGATCGATGATGCCCAGGCCATAATGATGGCCCTAGCTGCTCCCGGAGTGAAGGTCTTAGGAATCACCTGCTGCTTCGGGAACGCCTCCGTGGAAGACGTCTGCCAGAATGTGCTTCGCGTACTGTCCGTGTGTGACAGGACCcag ATCCCGGTGTTCCGGGGAGCAGCCTCCCCTCTAGTCGGGAACCCTGACATGCCCATCAACCACTTTGGGACGGACGGACTAGGGGACGTGTTTAAGGACAGGGACTCGGAGCAGTGGAAAAGTCGGGTCCAAACGGAAAACGCGGTCAACGCCATGATCAGACTGGTATCCGAGAACGTCGGACAG GTCTCTCTGGTGGCACTTGGTCCGCTCACAAACCTGGCTCTTGCCGTAAAGCTGGATCCTTCTTTCCCACAGAAGCTGCGAAATCTCTACATTATGGGTGGCAATATGGAAG GCAAAGGGAACCGGACTGTGTGTGGCGAGTTCAACTTCGTAATGGACCCAGAGTCGGCTTACATCGTCCTGGAGGAGTTCCTCTGCCCCACGTACATTGCATCATGGGAATTCACCTGTAGACACAAGCTCTCGTGG GACTTCTTCGACGCGTGGGTCGGCCAGGACACGGCCTCGGCGGAGTTCATGAGGAAGATCACGTCGACGTGCTGGGCGTACTCCAGGGGCCCTTACGCGGTCCCCTCCACGACGGCCACGGTGTTCGGGCCGGGCTTCGTCTCGTACGACTCGTACGCCGTGGCGGCCGCCATCGACGGCGGCGTGGTGACGGGCAGCCTGGAGTGCGCCGTGCGCGTGgagctgcagggggcgctgtgccgGGGCATGCTGGCGCTGGACCTGGGCCAGAAGCTCCACAAGGCGCACCGCGTGTCCGTGATGACCGAGTGCGACCTCGACAAGTTCAGCCGGCTCCTCACCGCGGCGCTGACGCTGCCCAGGAAGACCTAG